The following are encoded together in the Bradyrhizobium sp. CCGUVB1N3 genome:
- a CDS encoding bifunctional diguanylate cyclase/phosphodiesterase, translated as MPVADLKSHLAAAVRLFRVPADNPDLTRAQFDAFSKQIPLLYFILITNTLAVAYTYVPLAPAWLTMAVPSVLTVLAAVRTFWWLRQRHLVRSDADILRNLRATNWLTVPIAVGFTAWSFALYPYGDPFAKSHVAFYMAVTVIGCIFSLMHLRSAALIVTLLVDIPYVIFYFATGEPTLMAIAVNDLLVSGALITVLFIYYRDFADLVASRKSLLAQQAATQALSDENFRLANLDSLTELPNRRRFFAELASAFGDAERRQIRLAVGIIDLDGFKPINDNYGHTVGDRVLIEAGRRIREVCEGFGPHRVEFARLGGDEFGLVVSGDPSEDDLAELGARIGDRVRLPYQLDTAHTGLSCSIGFALYPRSATDAEALYECADYALYHAKRHARGRTVIFSSELEAEIRSRGVIENLLRTADFDAEMELVFQPIVDAMSERTAGFEALARWHSPRLGLVSPADFIPAAERIGLIRSLTQALLVRALATAKTWPDDISLSFNLSAHDICSSDGILPLIAVIEKSGVPPRRIDFEITETAVTFDFVRAQQSIATLKAMGCGISLDDFGTGYSSLSHVHRLPLDKLKIDRSFVADVNDNPVSHKIIKSLTGLCADMEIACVVEGVETRAQLESLRRLGCDYIQGYYFAKPMRRDAVSDYLTEERQRLGDDAARASA; from the coding sequence ATGCCTGTTGCTGATTTGAAATCTCACCTTGCGGCGGCGGTGCGGCTGTTTCGCGTGCCCGCCGACAACCCCGACCTGACGCGCGCCCAGTTCGACGCTTTCTCGAAGCAGATTCCGCTGCTCTACTTCATCCTGATCACCAACACGCTCGCGGTTGCCTATACCTATGTGCCGCTCGCCCCGGCCTGGCTGACGATGGCGGTGCCCTCGGTGCTGACCGTGCTCGCGGCAGTGCGGACATTCTGGTGGCTGCGCCAGCGCCATCTCGTGCGCAGCGATGCGGACATCCTGCGCAACCTGCGCGCCACCAACTGGCTCACCGTTCCGATCGCGGTAGGATTCACCGCCTGGTCCTTCGCGCTCTACCCATACGGCGATCCCTTCGCCAAGAGCCATGTCGCCTTCTACATGGCGGTGACGGTGATCGGCTGCATCTTCTCGCTGATGCATCTGCGCTCTGCCGCCCTAATCGTCACACTGCTCGTCGATATTCCCTACGTCATCTTCTACTTCGCGACGGGTGAACCGACGCTAATGGCGATAGCGGTCAACGACCTCCTGGTGTCCGGCGCGTTGATAACAGTGCTGTTCATCTACTACCGCGACTTCGCCGATCTCGTTGCATCCCGCAAATCGCTACTCGCGCAGCAGGCCGCGACGCAGGCGCTCTCGGACGAAAATTTCCGCCTCGCCAATCTCGATTCCCTGACCGAGCTGCCGAACCGCCGCCGCTTCTTCGCCGAGCTCGCCAGCGCCTTTGGCGATGCTGAGCGCCGGCAGATCCGGCTCGCGGTCGGGATCATCGATCTCGACGGCTTCAAGCCGATCAACGACAATTACGGCCACACCGTCGGCGACCGCGTGCTGATCGAAGCCGGCCGCCGCATCCGCGAGGTCTGCGAAGGTTTTGGCCCGCATCGCGTCGAGTTCGCGCGACTCGGCGGGGACGAATTCGGTCTGGTGGTGAGCGGCGATCCCAGTGAGGATGATCTCGCCGAACTCGGCGCGCGGATCGGTGACCGCGTCAGGCTGCCCTATCAGCTCGACACGGCGCATACCGGGCTCTCCTGCTCGATCGGATTCGCGCTGTATCCGCGCTCGGCGACGGATGCGGAAGCCCTCTACGAATGCGCCGACTATGCGCTCTACCACGCCAAGCGCCACGCGCGCGGCCGCACCGTGATCTTCTCGAGCGAGCTGGAAGCGGAGATCCGCAGCCGCGGCGTCATCGAGAACCTGTTGCGCACCGCCGACTTCGACGCGGAGATGGAGCTCGTCTTCCAGCCGATCGTCGACGCGATGAGCGAGCGCACGGCGGGATTCGAGGCGCTGGCGCGCTGGCACAGTCCGCGGCTCGGCCTCGTCTCGCCGGCCGACTTTATCCCCGCCGCCGAGCGCATCGGCCTGATCCGCAGCCTGACGCAGGCGCTGCTGGTTCGCGCGCTCGCGACAGCCAAGACCTGGCCCGACGATATCAGCCTGTCGTTCAACCTGTCGGCCCACGACATCTGCTCGTCCGACGGCATCCTGCCGCTGATCGCGGTGATCGAGAAGAGCGGCGTGCCGCCGCGGCGGATCGATTTCGAGATCACGGAGACTGCGGTCACCTTCGATTTCGTCCGGGCGCAGCAATCGATCGCCACGCTCAAGGCGATGGGCTGCGGCATCTCGCTGGACGATTTCGGCACCGGCTATTCCTCGCTCAGCCACGTGCACCGCCTGCCGCTCGACAAGCTCAAGATCGATCGCAGCTTCGTCGCCGACGTCAACGACAATCCCGTGAGCCACAAGATCATCAAGTCGCTGACGGGCCTGTGCGCGGACATGGAGATCGCGTGCGTCGTCGAAGGCGTCGAGACACGCGCGCAGCTCGAAAGCCTCCGTCGCCTCGGCTGCGACTACATCCAGGGCTACTATTTCGCAAAGCCGATGCGAAGAGACGCGGTGTCTGACTATCTCACCGAGGAGCGCCAGCGCCTCGGCGACGACGCCGCGCGCGCGAGCGCCTGA